One genomic segment of Candidatus Krumholzibacteriia bacterium includes these proteins:
- a CDS encoding electron transfer flavoprotein subunit alpha/FixB family protein, producing MAKKILIVGESKDGALRKTTLEVLAAGRALAAKSGGAPEGALVGSGLDKAAAEFAAQGVTVHSVDHAAYARYAVDTWAEALVRLVRERGYEIVLFADTTLAKDLAPVLAASLDAALVTDVVHLDVGPDGLLRAVHPIFTGKVNAEFVLQARPVQVLTVRPHTYPAATADGAPGTVEKLDWSPERAPRTEVVERVAAAAGRVELAEAEVVVSGGRSLKSEENFKIIEALASVLGGAVGASRAAVDAGYQPHSRQVGQTGKVVNPSLYVACGISGAIQHLVGMRTSKVIVAVNKDPNAPIFQNADYGVVGDLFEIVPLLTQEFKKLLGKE from the coding sequence ATGGCGAAAAAGATCCTCATCGTCGGTGAGAGCAAGGACGGGGCGCTCCGCAAGACCACGCTGGAGGTGCTGGCGGCGGGACGCGCCCTGGCGGCGAAGAGCGGCGGTGCGCCGGAAGGAGCGCTCGTCGGCTCCGGCCTGGACAAGGCGGCGGCGGAGTTCGCCGCGCAAGGCGTCACCGTGCACAGCGTGGACCACGCCGCCTACGCCCGCTACGCCGTCGACACCTGGGCCGAGGCGCTGGTGCGCCTGGTACGCGAGCGCGGCTACGAGATCGTCCTCTTCGCCGACACCACGCTGGCCAAGGATCTGGCCCCGGTGCTGGCGGCGTCTCTCGACGCCGCGCTGGTCACCGACGTGGTGCACCTCGACGTGGGCCCGGACGGTTTGCTGCGCGCCGTGCACCCCATCTTCACCGGCAAGGTGAACGCCGAGTTCGTCCTCCAGGCTAGGCCGGTGCAAGTGCTCACCGTGCGACCGCACACCTATCCCGCTGCCACCGCCGACGGCGCCCCGGGCACGGTGGAGAAGCTGGACTGGAGCCCGGAGCGCGCCCCGCGCACCGAGGTGGTGGAGCGCGTCGCTGCCGCTGCCGGCCGGGTCGAGCTCGCCGAGGCCGAAGTCGTCGTCTCCGGCGGCCGCTCGCTCAAGTCGGAGGAGAACTTCAAGATCATCGAGGCGCTGGCCTCGGTGCTGGGCGGCGCCGTGGGTGCCTCGCGCGCCGCCGTCGATGCGGGGTATCAGCCGCACAGCCGCCAGGTGGGGCAGACGGGCAAAGTGGTCAACCCGTCGCTCTATGTGGCCTGCGGTATCAGCGGCGCCATCCAGCACCTGGTGGGCATGCGCACCTCGAAGGTGATCGTGGCGGTGAACAAGGATCCCAACGCCCCCATCTTCCAGAACGCCGACTACGGCGTCGTCGGCGATCTGTTCGAAATTGTGCCGCTGCTCACCCAGGAATTCAAGAAGCTGCTCGGCAAGGAGTGA
- a CDS encoding SUMF1/EgtB/PvdO family nonheme iron enzyme gives MRRHLELRWQTQSLLLLACIASLSGCAAAPKSPTEQSLQENMVFVPAGEFLMGQDAGASDADESPQHKVWLGDFWLDRTEVTNAQFKAFCDATSRVYPNSPYWEEGYFLAKPDYPVVNITYEQARAYCAWASKRLPTEAEWEKAARGTDGRIYPWGNVWEPDRCNFWGDDAGPDTFRRPAPVGSFPKGASPYGALDMVGNVWEWCYDWFDDKYYTRSPARDPRGPDKPTPWRAARGGCFSSPRQPVGDAMVANRSKNTPNQPIDRLGCRCAWSKGTKKGR, from the coding sequence TTGCGTCGACACCTGGAGCTGCGCTGGCAAACGCAGTCTCTCCTGTTGCTTGCCTGCATCGCTTCGCTCTCGGGTTGCGCCGCAGCACCGAAGTCCCCGACGGAGCAGTCGTTGCAAGAAAACATGGTGTTCGTCCCGGCGGGAGAGTTTCTCATGGGACAGGACGCCGGCGCTTCCGACGCCGACGAGAGCCCGCAGCACAAGGTCTGGCTCGGAGACTTCTGGCTCGATCGCACCGAGGTGACGAACGCGCAGTTCAAGGCCTTCTGCGACGCCACGAGCCGGGTCTATCCCAATAGCCCTTACTGGGAAGAGGGCTACTTCCTCGCCAAGCCCGATTACCCGGTGGTGAACATCACCTACGAACAGGCGCGGGCCTATTGCGCTTGGGCGAGCAAGCGTCTGCCCACTGAGGCCGAATGGGAGAAGGCGGCGCGGGGCACGGATGGGCGCATCTATCCGTGGGGCAACGTCTGGGAGCCCGATCGCTGCAACTTCTGGGGCGACGATGCCGGGCCCGACACCTTCCGGCGCCCCGCGCCCGTGGGCAGCTTCCCCAAGGGAGCGAGCCCCTACGGGGCCCTGGACATGGTGGGCAACGTGTGGGAATGGTGCTACGACTGGTTCGACGACAAGTATTACACTCGTTCACCGGCACGCGATCCGCGCGGCCCCGACAAGCCCACACCGTGGCGCGCCGCCCGCGGCGGTTGCTTCTCGAGCCCGCGGCAGCCGGTGGGTGATGCGATGGTGGCGAACCGGAGCAAGAACACGCCGAATCAGCCCATCGACCGCTTGGGCTGCCGCTGCGCCTGGTCGAAGGGCACGAAGAAAGGGCGCTGA
- a CDS encoding tRNA (cytidine(34)-2'-O)-methyltransferase, with protein sequence MRSHPGVPVSADPPLRIVLVEPEIPGNTGSIGRLALATRCPLHLVEPFGFRIDDKALRRAGLDYWPEAEIYYHASFAALLEALPGCSFHLLSTHAATPYTRIGFRRGDLVVFGKETTGLDPALLAQHAERCFAIPMWNEARSLNLAMAAGIVVYEGLRQLGCLSA encoded by the coding sequence ATGCGCTCCCATCCTGGCGTGCCGGTGTCGGCGGACCCGCCGCTCCGCATCGTGCTCGTCGAGCCCGAGATCCCGGGCAACACCGGCAGCATTGGCCGGCTCGCCCTGGCGACCCGTTGTCCGCTGCACCTGGTGGAACCCTTCGGCTTCCGCATCGACGACAAGGCCCTCCGCCGCGCCGGGCTCGACTACTGGCCGGAGGCCGAGATCTACTACCACGCCTCCTTCGCCGCTCTCCTCGAGGCGCTGCCGGGTTGTTCCTTCCACCTGCTCTCCACCCATGCGGCCACTCCATACACCCGCATCGGCTTCCGGCGCGGCGACTTGGTGGTCTTCGGCAAGGAGACGACGGGCCTCGACCCAGCGCTCCTGGCGCAGCATGCGGAGCGTTGCTTCGCCATCCCCATGTGGAACGAAGCCCGCAGCCTCAACCTGGCCATGGCGGCCGGCATCGTCGTCTATGAAGGTCTGCGCCAGCTGGGATGCTTGTCGGCGTAG
- a CDS encoding electron transfer flavoprotein subunit beta/FixA family protein: protein MKIGVLIKQVPDTETKIRIAPEGTDIVRDGIKYVMNPYDEIAVELGLQLKERVGGDSSVTVLSVGPARVAEALRTALAMGADRALHVKDDACDGGDALATARVLAAALRPEAFDLVLAGKMAIDDNASSVPAAAAVLLDLPWVGLIHAFELGGDGKSARVRRRVDGGEEVVACSLPALFTCEKGVAEPRYASLTGIMKAKKKPIEEKTAAALGLSAEQIGKAGAAVRVQRLLPLPERGACKFIEGDAQQQARTLVQLLRNEAKVV from the coding sequence GTGAAGATCGGTGTCCTCATCAAGCAGGTCCCGGACACGGAGACCAAGATCCGCATCGCTCCGGAGGGCACGGACATCGTCCGCGACGGCATCAAGTACGTCATGAATCCGTACGATGAGATCGCGGTGGAGCTGGGCCTGCAGCTCAAGGAGCGCGTCGGCGGCGATTCCAGCGTCACCGTGCTCTCCGTAGGGCCGGCGCGGGTGGCGGAGGCGTTGCGCACGGCCCTCGCCATGGGCGCCGATCGGGCGCTGCACGTGAAGGACGACGCCTGCGACGGCGGCGACGCCTTGGCCACCGCGCGCGTGCTGGCGGCGGCGTTGCGTCCCGAAGCCTTCGACCTCGTCCTCGCCGGCAAGATGGCCATCGATGACAATGCCTCCAGCGTCCCCGCCGCGGCGGCGGTGCTCCTCGACCTGCCCTGGGTTGGACTCATCCATGCCTTCGAGCTGGGCGGCGACGGCAAGAGTGCCCGGGTGCGGCGGCGCGTCGACGGCGGCGAGGAAGTCGTCGCCTGCAGTTTGCCGGCGCTCTTCACCTGCGAGAAGGGCGTCGCCGAGCCGCGTTACGCCAGCCTCACAGGCATCATGAAGGCGAAGAAAAAACCCATCGAAGAGAAGACGGCGGCGGCCCTCGGCTTGAGCGCGGAGCAGATCGGCAAGGCCGGCGCCGCCGTACGGGTGCAGCGGCTGCTCCCCCTCCCGGAGCGCGGCGCCTGCAAGTTCATCGAGGGCGACGCGCAGCAGCAGGCACGCACCCTGGTCCAGCTCCTGCGCAACGAGGCCAAGGTCGTCTGA
- a CDS encoding PQQ-dependent sugar dehydrogenase: protein MRPSRFAPLGAVTALLLPPEAAAQSVSDPTLVVSTYACCPAWPTNFAFLPLPGPVDLLVLEKYSGLVQHFRDGVFQGTALDLAVSNFGERGLLGVAVDPQFASNGFVYLYYSASPTAVDVFTSDAVLENRVERYVWNGGALVSPQLLLRLPGRPGYIHQGGALRFGPDGMLYGTIGDVGRSFSGNLQNVETGTPPDTTSIVFRIQPDGAPPASNPFYGLGGAMQYAYGYGIRNSFGFDFEPQTGVLWASDNGPSDYDEIDRFLPGSNGGWSDLWGPLSRNPSGADHLWVAPGSFYSDPVFSWFTPTVAPTAVLFLQSDSLGVQYRDDLFVGTHNNPGKIYRYDLVQDRSSIVLPAPEVSDRVADSTTEADLFLFATGLDGVVDLETGPDGALYGASFYGGRIFRIGRATLSALGGREAARSGLSAFPNPFRRTTLFRVAPGAPRTVRIYDASGRLVRLLHGAGELAWDGLDRQGQSVGAGIYVARLVQPEGPATKIVRLP, encoded by the coding sequence ATGCGCCCGTCGCGATTCGCTCCCCTCGGCGCGGTCACGGCGCTGCTGTTGCCGCCGGAGGCCGCGGCGCAAAGCGTGAGCGACCCGACCCTCGTGGTGTCGACCTACGCCTGCTGTCCCGCCTGGCCGACGAACTTCGCCTTCCTCCCTCTCCCCGGCCCCGTCGATCTGCTGGTGCTGGAGAAGTACAGCGGCCTGGTGCAGCACTTCCGCGACGGCGTCTTCCAGGGCACGGCGTTGGATCTGGCGGTGTCGAACTTCGGTGAGCGCGGCCTCCTCGGCGTCGCCGTCGATCCGCAGTTCGCGAGCAACGGCTTCGTCTATCTCTACTACTCGGCGAGCCCGACGGCGGTGGACGTCTTCACCTCTGATGCGGTGCTCGAGAACCGTGTCGAGCGCTATGTCTGGAATGGCGGCGCGCTCGTGTCGCCCCAGCTCCTCCTGCGCCTCCCGGGCCGGCCGGGATACATCCACCAAGGCGGCGCGCTGCGCTTCGGCCCGGACGGCATGCTCTACGGCACCATCGGCGACGTCGGCCGCTCCTTCAGCGGCAATCTGCAGAACGTCGAGACCGGCACGCCCCCCGACACGACCTCCATCGTCTTCCGTATCCAGCCGGATGGCGCGCCACCGGCGAGCAATCCCTTCTACGGCCTGGGCGGGGCGATGCAGTACGCCTATGGCTACGGCATCCGCAACAGCTTCGGCTTCGATTTCGAGCCCCAGACCGGCGTGCTCTGGGCGAGCGACAATGGCCCGAGCGACTACGACGAGATCGACCGCTTCTTGCCTGGGTCGAACGGCGGTTGGAGCGATCTCTGGGGGCCGCTGTCACGCAACCCCAGCGGCGCGGACCACCTCTGGGTGGCGCCCGGGTCCTTCTACAGCGATCCCGTGTTCTCTTGGTTCACCCCCACCGTGGCGCCGACGGCGGTGCTGTTCCTGCAGAGCGACAGCCTCGGGGTGCAGTATCGCGACGACCTCTTCGTCGGCACCCACAACAACCCGGGCAAGATCTACCGCTACGACCTCGTCCAGGACCGCAGTTCCATCGTGCTCCCGGCGCCCGAGGTCAGCGACCGCGTCGCCGACTCCACCACAGAGGCCGATCTCTTTCTCTTCGCCACCGGCCTCGATGGCGTCGTGGACCTGGAGACAGGGCCCGATGGCGCTCTCTACGGCGCCTCGTTCTACGGCGGCCGCATCTTCCGCATCGGCCGAGCCACGCTGTCGGCACTCGGCGGGAGGGAGGCGGCGCGCTCCGGCCTTTCTGCTTTCCCCAATCCCTTCCGCCGCACCACGCTGTTCCGCGTCGCGCCCGGCGCCCCGCGCACCGTCCGTATCTACGACGCGAGCGGGAGGCTGGTGCGGCTGCTCCACGGTGCCGGCGAGCTCGCCTGGGATGGACTCGACCGGCAGGGCCAGTCGGTGGGCGCAGGCATCTACGTGGCGCGACTGGTGCAGCCGGAAGGGCCTGCCACCAAGATCGTGCGGCTCCCGTGA
- a CDS encoding NCS1 family nucleobase:cation symporter-1: MTAAHDFVELQEDVSASPLWNADLAPTTLAQRTWSTYHIAALWIGMSVVISTYLLAAGLIEQGMTWWQALCTILLGNVIVLVPMVLNAHAGTKYGVPFPVLCRASFGTRGAHVPALLRGMVACGWFGIQTWVGGSALDLLGQAIWPGWQNVPGHAWIAFFVFWGIQVIIILRGMQGIKWLEAWGAPLLLLGGALLLLWALRAAGGWSGISSGAEKLRGHREHAFSHIFWPGLTANVGYWATLSLNIPDFSRFARSQREQMWGQALGLPTTMFAFSCIGALVTSATVVVYGEPVWDPVALVSRFGSPLIVVFAALVIFVAQITTNMAANVVAPAAGFSNLDPRRISFLAGSLVTAVLGIVMMPWRIMHSAGDYIFTWLIGYSSLMGALAGILICDYWVLRRRRLVLRDLYLPEGRYSYGGSGVNRRALLALVLAVLPVIPGFLHAAFTSGGVVASPNFFDRVYTYAWFVTFALGFALYGLLMRGRAGSAD, encoded by the coding sequence GTGACCGCCGCGCACGATTTCGTCGAGCTGCAGGAAGATGTCTCGGCGAGCCCGTTGTGGAACGCCGACCTCGCCCCCACGACGCTGGCACAGAGAACCTGGTCCACCTATCACATCGCCGCGCTCTGGATCGGCATGAGCGTGGTGATCTCGACCTATCTCCTCGCCGCCGGCCTCATCGAGCAGGGCATGACCTGGTGGCAGGCCTTGTGTACCATCCTCCTGGGCAACGTCATCGTGCTCGTGCCGATGGTGCTGAACGCGCACGCGGGCACCAAGTACGGCGTGCCCTTCCCGGTGCTTTGCCGCGCCAGCTTCGGCACCCGCGGTGCTCACGTGCCGGCGCTGCTCCGCGGCATGGTGGCCTGCGGCTGGTTCGGCATCCAGACCTGGGTCGGCGGCAGCGCTCTCGATCTGCTCGGGCAGGCGATCTGGCCTGGCTGGCAGAATGTCCCGGGCCACGCCTGGATCGCCTTCTTCGTCTTCTGGGGAATTCAGGTCATCATCATCCTGCGCGGCATGCAGGGGATCAAATGGCTCGAGGCCTGGGGCGCGCCGCTCTTGCTCCTCGGCGGGGCGCTGCTGTTGCTCTGGGCCCTGCGCGCGGCAGGGGGTTGGAGCGGCATCTCGAGCGGGGCCGAGAAGCTCCGGGGTCACCGGGAGCATGCGTTCAGCCACATCTTCTGGCCTGGTTTGACCGCCAACGTGGGCTATTGGGCGACGTTGTCGCTCAACATTCCCGATTTCAGCCGCTTCGCCCGCAGCCAGCGCGAACAGATGTGGGGACAGGCGCTCGGTCTGCCCACCACCATGTTCGCCTTCTCCTGCATCGGCGCCCTGGTCACGAGCGCCACCGTCGTCGTCTACGGCGAACCCGTCTGGGATCCGGTGGCGCTGGTGTCCCGCTTCGGTTCTCCCCTCATCGTCGTCTTCGCGGCGCTCGTCATCTTCGTCGCCCAGATCACCACCAACATGGCGGCAAACGTCGTGGCCCCGGCGGCCGGTTTCTCCAACCTCGACCCGCGACGGATCTCCTTCCTCGCCGGCAGCCTGGTCACCGCCGTCCTCGGCATCGTCATGATGCCCTGGAGGATCATGCACAGCGCCGGGGACTACATCTTCACCTGGCTCATCGGCTACTCGAGCCTCATGGGAGCGCTGGCGGGGATCTTGATCTGCGATTACTGGGTGCTGCGCCGGCGGCGGCTCGTGCTCCGCGATCTTTACTTGCCCGAGGGGCGTTACAGCTACGGCGGCAGCGGCGTGAACCGGCGGGCGCTGCTCGCCCTCGTGCTCGCCGTGCTCCCGGTGATCCCGGGCTTCCTGCACGCTGCCTTCACTTCCGGCGGCGTCGTGGCGTCGCCGAACTTCTTCGACCGGGTCTACACCTACGCCTGGTTCGTCACCTTCGCTCTCGGCTTCGCCCTCTATGGCCTGTTGATGCGCGGCCGCGCCGGGAGCGCCGACTGA